A single region of the Gracilibacillus caseinilyticus genome encodes:
- the tenA gene encoding thiaminase II → MTFSEELRVAADDVFEGIFQHPFVTGLGKGNLKKEAIIHYVKADFEYLNAFINIYGLAISKSDVRDEMNYFYEQIGFVLHSEIHPHNNLCEVAGVSYDELQGYPLPPTADHYVTHMKTVALQGSIGELIAALLPCPWTYLEIGHYLMKKYKPQENHPFYDWISFYAQDETASVTTELRKRLDKWAEEAGETEKQKAKLAFMKSCQLEYLFWEMAYQVEEWPFSLKGTESSYA, encoded by the coding sequence ATGACATTTAGTGAAGAATTACGTGTGGCCGCCGACGATGTGTTTGAAGGAATTTTTCAACACCCATTTGTGACAGGGTTAGGGAAAGGAAATTTAAAGAAAGAAGCGATAATTCATTATGTGAAAGCAGATTTTGAATATTTGAATGCGTTTATCAATATTTATGGTTTAGCTATATCAAAAAGTGATGTACGGGACGAGATGAACTACTTTTATGAGCAAATCGGTTTTGTCCTTCACAGTGAGATTCATCCTCATAACAATTTGTGCGAAGTAGCAGGTGTTTCGTATGATGAATTACAAGGCTATCCATTACCACCAACAGCAGATCACTATGTGACACACATGAAAACAGTTGCGCTTCAAGGGAGCATTGGAGAACTAATAGCGGCATTATTGCCATGCCCTTGGACTTATTTAGAGATTGGTCACTATTTAATGAAGAAATACAAACCACAAGAAAATCATCCGTTTTATGATTGGATTTCGTTCTATGCCCAAGATGAAACGGCATCTGTTACAACAGAACTGCGCAAACGATTAGATAAGTGGGCAGAAGAAGCTGGCGAGACAGAGAAACAAAAAGCAAAACTTGCCTTTATGAAAAGCTGTCAGCTCGAATATTTATTCTGGGAAATGGCCTATCAGGTGGAAGAATGGCCTTTCTCTTTGAAAGGAACGGAATCTTCTTATGCATAA
- the lepB gene encoding signal peptidase I, whose translation MENKIVKEVLSWLKALLVALVIVLVCRHFLITPSVVKGESMMPNLHDGDRIILSKVSDIERFDEIAFKAPDSEDNYVKRVIGFAGDQIEMKDDKLYINGEFYEETYLDEYKSVLSEGGQLTYDFTLKELTGSETVPEGKLFVLGDNRRVSKDSRQFGFIDEDAVIGDVKMRIWPIDSFGIIN comes from the coding sequence ATGGAAAACAAAATTGTAAAAGAAGTGCTTTCCTGGCTGAAGGCATTATTAGTCGCTCTAGTAATCGTGCTTGTATGTCGGCATTTCCTTATTACACCATCTGTTGTAAAAGGTGAGTCAATGATGCCGAATTTACATGATGGAGACAGAATTATTCTGAGTAAAGTGAGCGATATTGAGCGTTTCGATGAAATTGCTTTTAAAGCTCCTGACTCTGAAGATAATTATGTCAAACGAGTGATTGGTTTTGCAGGTGACCAGATTGAAATGAAAGATGACAAGCTTTACATTAATGGAGAGTTTTATGAGGAAACATATCTGGATGAGTATAAATCCGTTCTCTCGGAAGGTGGTCAGCTGACATATGATTTCACCCTTAAAGAGCTAACAGGTAGTGAGACAGTACCTGAAGGGAAATTATTTGTTTTGGGTGATAATCGCAGAGTAAGTAAAGACAGTCGTCAATTCGGCTTTATTGATGAAGATGCCGTAATTGGTGATGTGAAAATGCGAATCTGGCCAATCGATTCATTTGGGATTATAAACTAG
- a CDS encoding CynX/NimT family MFS transporter has product MQTFNKKHYTLLFIAGIILLAFNLRPAITSVGPIIGIIREDLSISNWSAGFLTSLPLIAFAIISPIAPRIANRTSNEKALLYGLFILLGGILVRSTSSILFLFTGTILIGVGIAIINVILPSLIKSNFPEKIGLMTGVYTTSMSVVAATASGLSVPLTTSLDLGWKWSLASWSILAVLGIVTWIFAMNKAPVEQERELYQPSTTKLMRSPVAWQVTLFMGSQSFLFYVTISWLAEILIAHGFASSSAGWYVAYMQFVSLPATFFTPVIAGKLSDQKPVVAVFGVIGMIGYFMLYLEPGHLGTFIAITLIGIMLGASISLALALLGLRSTNARQAAELSGMAQSFGYTLASIGPILIGLLFDMTNSWKPSILTILVMTVALIIFGLGASRNKFVLDA; this is encoded by the coding sequence GTGCAAACTTTTAACAAAAAACATTATACACTTCTCTTTATTGCCGGTATTATTCTTCTAGCCTTTAACTTACGTCCTGCAATAACCTCAGTTGGACCTATCATAGGTATTATCCGTGAAGATTTATCGATCAGTAATTGGAGTGCAGGATTTTTAACAAGTCTTCCTTTAATTGCATTTGCAATCATTTCGCCAATAGCTCCACGCATTGCCAATAGAACGAGTAATGAGAAAGCATTATTATACGGGTTATTCATCCTGTTAGGTGGTATTCTCGTCCGCTCCACTTCTTCTATCCTATTTTTATTCACAGGAACTATACTGATAGGAGTCGGCATTGCAATCATAAATGTTATTTTGCCAAGTCTTATTAAAAGTAACTTTCCTGAAAAAATTGGTTTAATGACTGGAGTCTATACAACATCCATGTCAGTTGTGGCTGCCACAGCTTCGGGATTAAGTGTACCTTTAACGACTTCATTAGATTTAGGATGGAAATGGTCTTTAGCTAGTTGGAGTATTTTAGCTGTGCTTGGAATTGTCACTTGGATATTCGCGATGAATAAGGCACCTGTTGAGCAGGAGCGAGAATTATACCAACCGAGCACTACGAAACTAATGCGCTCTCCTGTGGCCTGGCAAGTTACCCTTTTTATGGGGTCTCAATCTTTCCTATTTTATGTCACGATCTCGTGGTTAGCTGAAATCCTGATCGCACACGGCTTTGCTAGCTCCAGCGCAGGGTGGTATGTCGCATACATGCAATTCGTCAGTTTACCTGCTACGTTTTTCACTCCAGTTATTGCAGGAAAACTTTCCGATCAGAAACCCGTTGTAGCTGTTTTTGGCGTCATTGGTATGATTGGCTATTTCATGCTGTATTTGGAGCCTGGACATTTAGGAACGTTCATTGCCATTACCTTAATCGGTATTATGCTAGGTGCAAGCATCAGTCTAGCTCTTGCATTACTCGGTTTACGTTCCACGAACGCAAGACAAGCTGCTGAGTTATCAGGTATGGCACAATCTTTTGGCTATACTTTAGCTTCTATCGGACCGATCCTTATCGGATTGCTATTCGACATGACTAACAGCTGGAAACCGTCTATTCTAACCATATTAGTGATGACGGTTGCCTTAATTATATTTGGCTTAGGCGCAAGCAGGAATAAATTTGTATTGGATGCATAA